One genomic window of Candidatus Nitrospira inopinata includes the following:
- a CDS encoding anti-sigma factor family protein yields the protein MAKHSSSKRPAHSPTEPHRHKSGRCLRILRALSAFIDDELPRDVCSEIRRHLGACPRCEDFVVSLRQTVSLCRRIPAPVLTAYDRARMRERILSAAGRR from the coding sequence ATGGCCAAACATTCCTCTTCCAAACGTCCGGCTCATTCCCCGACCGAACCCCATCGCCACAAGTCTGGGCGATGTCTCCGTATTCTTCGTGCATTGTCGGCCTTCATCGACGATGAACTGCCGCGCGACGTTTGTTCGGAGATCCGCCGTCACCTCGGAGCTTGTCCCCGCTGCGAGGACTTCGTCGTTTCTCTTCGTCAGACCGTCTCCTTGTGCCGACGAATCCCCGCTCCGGTCCTTACGGCGTACGATCGAGCGCGGATGCGAGAAAGAATCTTGTCGGCCGCCGGCCGCAGATAA
- a CDS encoding class I SAM-dependent methyltransferase, giving the protein MRVRRAEGPVFRRAMGFYGDHIFPRLMDRLMAAEEFRRLRSELLAPVHGQVLELGFGTGLNLSHYPRHVVQLHAVDPAELLPERVARRVAAAPFPVRFDRRSAETLPSDDRSFDFVVSTWTLCTIPDPVQALREVGRVLKPDGRFLFLEHGLSDDPNVAAWQHRLNPIQNIIGCGCNLNRRIDRLIEQGGLRLLRVDRFEMEGIPRIGGTMYRGEAAAAGQLALTKDDSRSTDGKPAEGAGGS; this is encoded by the coding sequence TTGAGAGTTCGACGGGCCGAGGGCCCCGTCTTCCGGCGCGCGATGGGATTCTACGGCGACCACATCTTCCCCCGTTTGATGGACCGGCTCATGGCGGCGGAGGAATTCCGCCGCCTGCGGTCCGAACTGCTCGCACCGGTTCATGGCCAGGTGCTGGAACTGGGGTTCGGGACAGGTCTCAACCTTTCGCACTATCCCCGCCATGTCGTGCAACTGCATGCCGTGGACCCGGCCGAGTTGCTCCCTGAACGAGTCGCGCGCCGCGTGGCCGCCGCCCCGTTTCCGGTCCGATTCGACCGGAGAAGCGCCGAAACGTTGCCGTCCGACGATCGCTCCTTCGATTTCGTGGTGAGCACCTGGACCCTCTGCACGATTCCCGATCCGGTCCAGGCGCTGCGGGAGGTCGGCCGCGTCCTCAAACCGGATGGACGTTTTCTCTTCTTGGAACACGGACTGAGCGACGATCCGAACGTCGCGGCCTGGCAGCACCGGCTCAATCCGATTCAGAATATCATCGGGTGTGGCTGCAACCTGAACAGACGGATCGATCGCCTGATCGAGCAAGGCGGGCTCAGGCTCCTTCGCGTGGATCGATTCGAAATGGAGGGAATTCCTCGCATCGGAGGCACGATGTACCGAGGGGAGGCCGCCGCGGCCGGTCAACTCGCCCTGACCAAGGATGACAGCCGCTCGACGGACGGAAAACCGGCCGAAGGAGCGGGCGGCAGTTGA
- the der gene encoding ribosome biogenesis GTPase Der, producing the protein MASIPLPRTPDPSRVPLIAIIGRPNVGKSTLFNKILGTKAAIVDDVPGVTRDRNYADATYRDRAFRLVDTGGLDPSASAGMSALIRRQSELAIAESDILILLLDGRSGLTPLDQEVVGLLRGATKPVFVAVNKIDTPQAEPLTADFYQAGVDTLFPISAEHGLGVAELLDAIYPLLPPTKESEERHQTPRIAVVGRPNVGKSTLVNALLGEERAIVSDVPGTTRDPIDSLVAHEGRRYLFTDTAGIRRRGKIDRGVEGYSVLRSLRAIGRSDLAVLVLDGAEGVTEQDTKLAGAILKQGRGCLLWVNKWDLRRGDGGARKDFELQLRRRLPFLTWAPVLYGSAIESNSVSALFVRIDEVYATFSKRIPTGALNAWLQTLLSAHPLPVRTGKPTKITKSAFITQVTTKPPAFALFVGHPEDMSPAYLRFLENQLRDTYDFTGTPLRILVRKK; encoded by the coding sequence ATGGCATCCATCCCCTTACCCCGTACGCCCGACCCTTCGCGCGTTCCGCTCATCGCCATCATCGGCCGGCCGAACGTCGGGAAATCGACGTTGTTCAACAAGATCCTCGGTACCAAGGCCGCCATCGTGGACGACGTGCCCGGCGTCACCCGCGATCGAAACTACGCCGACGCGACCTATCGGGATCGCGCCTTCCGTCTCGTCGATACGGGGGGACTCGACCCCTCCGCGTCGGCCGGGATGTCGGCGCTGATTCGCCGACAATCCGAATTGGCCATCGCCGAATCCGATATTCTGATTTTGCTGTTGGACGGACGTTCCGGCTTGACCCCTCTCGATCAAGAAGTCGTTGGGCTGCTGCGCGGCGCCACGAAACCGGTGTTCGTCGCCGTGAACAAGATCGACACGCCGCAGGCGGAACCGTTGACGGCCGACTTTTATCAAGCGGGAGTGGACACACTGTTCCCGATCTCCGCCGAACACGGGTTGGGCGTGGCGGAACTGTTGGACGCCATTTACCCCCTCTTGCCGCCGACCAAGGAATCCGAAGAGCGTCATCAGACGCCCCGCATCGCCGTCGTCGGCCGGCCCAATGTCGGCAAATCCACCCTTGTCAACGCGTTGTTGGGAGAAGAGCGCGCGATCGTCAGCGACGTTCCCGGAACCACGCGCGACCCGATCGATTCCCTGGTGGCCCACGAGGGGCGTCGGTACCTCTTCACCGACACCGCGGGCATCCGCCGCAGGGGGAAAATCGACCGCGGCGTCGAGGGCTACAGCGTCCTCCGCTCGCTGCGCGCCATCGGCCGATCCGACTTGGCGGTGCTGGTATTGGATGGAGCCGAAGGCGTGACGGAGCAGGACACGAAACTGGCTGGAGCGATTCTCAAACAGGGACGCGGCTGTCTTCTCTGGGTCAACAAATGGGATCTTCGCAGAGGCGACGGCGGCGCCCGAAAAGATTTTGAGCTGCAACTCCGCAGGCGGCTGCCCTTTTTGACGTGGGCGCCGGTTTTGTACGGCTCGGCCATCGAGTCGAATTCCGTGTCCGCCTTGTTCGTTCGGATCGACGAGGTCTACGCCACGTTCTCCAAGCGAATCCCCACCGGCGCCCTGAACGCGTGGCTGCAAACCCTGTTGTCGGCGCACCCTCTGCCGGTCCGGACGGGCAAGCCGACAAAAATCACGAAGTCCGCGTTCATCACGCAAGTGACGACCAAGCCCCCGGCGTTCGCCCTGTTCGTGGGGCATCCGGAAGACATGTCTCCCGCTTATCTCCGGTTTCTCGAGAACCAATTACGCGACACATACGACTTCACCGGCACGCCGTTGCGCATCCTGGTGAGAAAAAAATAA
- the aat gene encoding leucyl/phenylalanyl-tRNA--protein transferase, with the protein MIVRLKGTDLRFPPVEWASPDGLLAVGGDLRPERLLEAYRHGIFPWYNEGQPILWWSPDPRAVLFPSKLHVPRRLDRTLRGGRFSITFDTQFRAVMEGCAGPRPQYPDGGTWITPEMIEAYTKLHELGYAHSAEAWREGTLVGGIYGVAIGGAFFAESMFASVDDASKAALVTLVQRLQAWDFRLIDCQQYSPHVRRFGAEEIPRRDFIVLLSEAVRRPDRRGRWTVDAA; encoded by the coding sequence ATGATCGTGAGGCTTAAGGGCACCGATCTTCGTTTCCCACCCGTCGAATGGGCCTCGCCGGATGGGCTGCTGGCCGTCGGGGGCGATTTGCGTCCGGAGCGGCTGCTCGAAGCCTATCGGCACGGCATCTTTCCCTGGTACAACGAGGGCCAACCGATTCTCTGGTGGTCGCCCGATCCGCGGGCCGTGCTCTTTCCATCCAAGCTTCACGTGCCGCGGCGCTTGGATCGGACCCTCCGAGGCGGTCGCTTTTCCATCACCTTCGATACGCAGTTCCGCGCCGTAATGGAAGGCTGCGCCGGTCCCCGCCCCCAATATCCGGACGGCGGCACGTGGATTACGCCGGAGATGATCGAGGCTTATACGAAGCTGCACGAGCTGGGATACGCCCATTCCGCGGAGGCCTGGCGGGAGGGGACATTGGTCGGCGGGATCTACGGCGTGGCGATCGGCGGCGCGTTTTTCGCGGAATCCATGTTTGCCTCGGTCGATGATGCGTCAAAAGCGGCGCTGGTCACACTCGTGCAGCGACTCCAAGCCTGGGATTTCCGCCTCATCGATTGCCAGCAATATTCCCCTCACGTAAGACGATTCGGCGCGGAAGAAATCCCGCGTCGCGATTTCATCGTCTTGCTGTCCGAAGCCGTCAGACGGCCGGACCGCCGGGGACGGTGGACCGTTGATGCTGCATGA
- a CDS encoding RNA polymerase sigma factor: protein MMASRSHPTPRERSSVSAKIQDAFDALYRNHVDLMYRYASRLCGETEAAKDLVQETFLNAYRGFTRFRGEAQVSTWLYTIASRACLRMRRRRKGAPQRELSLEEFVPTSDGELHLQIPVDDLSPEEALQNKQLRQALNDAIDRLPPKYKMVLVLRDMEGLSAKEVGTVMGLNERAVKSRLHRARLFVRRELSTQGLADGQDSHERDSIS, encoded by the coding sequence ATGATGGCCTCGCGTTCTCACCCCACGCCGCGCGAGCGGTCTTCCGTCTCAGCCAAGATACAGGACGCCTTCGATGCGCTGTATCGGAACCACGTGGATCTGATGTACCGGTACGCGAGCCGGCTCTGCGGAGAAACCGAAGCGGCCAAAGACTTGGTCCAGGAAACGTTTTTGAACGCCTATCGGGGATTCACACGGTTCCGCGGCGAGGCGCAAGTTTCCACCTGGCTTTATACCATCGCCTCCCGCGCGTGCCTGCGCATGCGGCGACGCCGGAAAGGAGCCCCTCAACGTGAATTGTCGCTGGAAGAGTTTGTGCCCACCAGCGACGGCGAACTTCATCTCCAGATCCCCGTGGACGATCTCAGTCCCGAAGAGGCGCTCCAGAACAAGCAACTTCGGCAGGCGCTCAACGACGCGATTGACAGATTGCCCCCAAAATATAAAATGGTGCTCGTGCTGCGCGACATGGAAGGCTTGAGCGCCAAGGAAGTGGGAACGGTTATGGGATTGAACGAACGCGCCGTCAAATCGCGGCTCCACCGCGCGCGTTTGTTTGTCCGCCGCGAACTCAGCACGCAGGGTCTTGCCGACGGCCAGGACTCTCACGAGCGAGACTCGATTTCATAG
- a CDS encoding HAD family hydrolase, whose amino-acid sequence MIDDVLLDMDGTLLDRHFDNFFFEEELPRRYARLQELPFEEARDRLMTMYRSVEGELAWTDLHYWSRRVGIDVVALHKELDHMIGFLPGAEEFLRALRRLGKRVTIVTNAHRAGVDVKTAKTGLDRYVDRIVDAFEVGYLKMRPEYWPACRELIGFDSKRSLYVDDDELCLAAAREFGLGWIIHSAKSSSQLPPAPSAGFPSVERLSSLVRAS is encoded by the coding sequence GTGATCGACGACGTGTTGCTTGATATGGACGGCACGTTGTTGGACCGGCATTTCGACAATTTCTTTTTCGAGGAGGAACTGCCGCGTCGGTACGCGCGTCTGCAAGAGCTGCCGTTTGAGGAGGCTCGCGATCGCTTGATGACCATGTATCGGTCGGTGGAGGGCGAACTGGCGTGGACCGATCTCCATTATTGGAGTCGGCGGGTCGGGATCGACGTCGTGGCTCTCCACAAAGAGTTGGATCACATGATCGGATTTTTGCCGGGGGCGGAGGAATTTCTCCGCGCGCTGCGTCGGTTGGGCAAGCGGGTGACGATCGTCACCAACGCCCATCGCGCCGGGGTCGACGTGAAAACGGCCAAAACGGGGCTGGATCGTTACGTCGATCGGATCGTGGACGCCTTCGAGGTGGGCTATCTGAAAATGCGGCCGGAATACTGGCCGGCTTGTCGGGAGCTGATCGGATTTGATTCGAAGCGGTCGCTGTACGTCGACGACGATGAGCTCTGCCTCGCCGCCGCGCGGGAGTTCGGCCTCGGTTGGATCATCCACAGCGCCAAATCCAGCTCTCAACTGCCGCCCGCTCCTTCGGCCGGTTTTCCGTCCGTCGAGCGGCTGTCATCCTTGGTCAGGGCGAGTTGA